The following proteins are encoded in a genomic region of Rhodopirellula islandica:
- a CDS encoding sensor histidine kinase — protein MTTDIEKQLIETNLRFRIATRTAKLGYWVFEVETSEVEVSEELLHQLGLPTNFIWSLQSWKDRLHPDDYDRAITQLATVTEGNPSAYFNVFRLRHSDGCYRWIESIGDFIHDSDGKLVRMIGTHQDITRRIEIEQALDAALETSIQTNEALQRSNQELEQFAYVASHDLRSPLRGLQNLATWITEDIEESGNEVPESVREHCSTMSKQIERMQALLDGLLAYARIDQSYTSTEPVDLNQIVLEAIAFVEADPNFEVRLDSDLPTVIGNSSPMMRVMVNLIDNAIKHHPGPSGKIIIRGGMAEDGTAEVIVEDDGNGIPPEHRERVFRMFETLGRNRQSGKGGMGLAMVRKLVLSCGGTIRFDTSPLGGVAAITRWPTDASRPTNKKSPELTHRLLEAITGSSDLADVDPDSPAE, from the coding sequence ATGACGACGGACATTGAAAAACAACTGATCGAAACGAATCTTCGGTTTCGAATTGCGACCCGAACCGCGAAGCTCGGCTATTGGGTTTTTGAAGTAGAGACGTCCGAAGTGGAAGTCTCAGAGGAGTTGCTTCACCAACTGGGTCTGCCAACGAATTTCATCTGGTCACTCCAGAGCTGGAAGGACCGCCTGCACCCGGACGACTACGATCGCGCAATCACCCAGCTCGCGACGGTCACCGAAGGAAATCCCTCCGCGTATTTCAACGTTTTTCGCCTTCGGCATTCCGATGGTTGCTATCGCTGGATTGAATCGATCGGCGACTTCATTCATGACAGCGATGGAAAACTGGTCCGGATGATCGGGACCCACCAAGACATCACTCGTCGGATTGAGATCGAACAGGCGTTGGACGCCGCTCTGGAAACCAGCATCCAGACCAACGAAGCGCTGCAACGCAGCAACCAAGAGCTGGAACAATTCGCCTACGTCGCCTCGCACGACCTGCGATCACCGCTTCGAGGACTGCAGAACCTGGCGACGTGGATCACCGAGGACATCGAAGAATCCGGGAACGAAGTCCCTGAATCGGTACGGGAACATTGCTCGACGATGAGCAAACAAATCGAACGCATGCAAGCGTTGCTGGATGGCTTGCTCGCCTACGCCAGGATTGACCAAAGCTACACATCGACAGAACCTGTCGACCTCAACCAAATCGTGTTGGAAGCCATCGCGTTCGTCGAAGCCGACCCGAACTTCGAGGTGCGGCTGGATTCCGACCTGCCCACCGTCATTGGCAACTCATCCCCGATGATGCGTGTGATGGTGAACTTGATTGACAATGCCATCAAACATCATCCGGGGCCTTCCGGAAAAATCATCATTCGCGGAGGGATGGCGGAGGACGGAACCGCCGAGGTGATCGTCGAGGACGATGGCAACGGCATTCCCCCCGAACACCGCGAACGCGTCTTTCGAATGTTCGAGACACTGGGCAGAAATCGCCAGAGCGGAAAAGGCGGGATGGGATTGGCCATGGTCCGCAAGCTCGTGCTTTCCTGTGGAGGCACGATCCGTTTTGACACTTCTCCACTGGGGGGCGTCGCAGCGATCACGCGGTGGCCCACCGATGCATCGCGGCCTACCAACAAGAAATCGCCCGAACTGACCCACCGCTTGTTGGAAGCCATCACCGGATCCAGCGACCTCGCGGATGTCGATCCCGACTCGCCTGCCGAATAA
- a CDS encoding ribonuclease E inhibitor RraB, translating to MNASPDEPDLAFDIDALFSHLVEEQGGELSVPMDWTFTLRGAEIGQLRSIAETLDDYLCELEESVEEIDEKGRLSLGRPMLSVVKTGALVPSEVKKIADHMQQIAERTGIEYEGVEVFDAIDDDELFDWLSLDEAVWRLRHFSDSGLNPGEELPWVFLLMGETLEQMQKLAVALVEGGFPNSQADEDPDEAGRFGVFVFQEGSNDEERLAGAHNQVMKIAREHGATLDGIQFLSEEDFVDVTVDLDD from the coding sequence ATGAACGCATCCCCCGACGAGCCAGATTTGGCATTTGACATCGACGCCCTCTTTTCGCATCTCGTGGAAGAGCAAGGGGGGGAGTTGTCTGTGCCGATGGATTGGACGTTCACCCTGCGAGGCGCCGAGATCGGGCAGTTGCGATCCATTGCCGAGACCCTGGATGACTATCTGTGCGAGCTGGAAGAGTCGGTCGAAGAGATCGATGAAAAGGGAAGGTTGTCGCTCGGACGGCCCATGTTGAGTGTGGTCAAGACCGGCGCGTTGGTGCCCAGCGAAGTGAAGAAGATCGCGGACCACATGCAACAGATCGCCGAACGCACCGGGATCGAATACGAAGGCGTGGAAGTGTTCGACGCGATCGATGACGATGAGCTGTTCGATTGGCTGAGTTTGGACGAAGCGGTGTGGCGACTTCGTCATTTCAGTGACAGCGGATTGAATCCCGGCGAAGAGCTGCCATGGGTGTTTCTGCTGATGGGGGAAACCCTGGAGCAAATGCAAAAGCTGGCGGTCGCCTTGGTCGAAGGTGGTTTCCCAAACAGCCAAGCCGACGAAGATCCGGACGAAGCCGGCCGATTTGGCGTCTTCGTGTTTCAAGAAGGCAGCAACGATGAAGAACGCTTGGCCGGTGCCCACAATCAAGTCATGAAGATTGCGAGGGAACATGGTGCCACGTTGGATGGCATTCAGTTCTTGTCAGAAGAGGACTTCGTGGATGTCACTGTCGATCTGGACGACTGA